In Lycium ferocissimum isolate CSIRO_LF1 unplaced genomic scaffold, AGI_CSIRO_Lferr_CH_V1 ctg18633, whole genome shotgun sequence, the following proteins share a genomic window:
- the LOC132042866 gene encoding LOW QUALITY PROTEIN: transcription factor bHLH148 (The sequence of the model RefSeq protein was modified relative to this genomic sequence to represent the inferred CDS: inserted 3 bases in 2 codons; deleted 7 bases in 4 codons): MASLISDTEPPSSTPKLDFLRRKKRLSVSSSASVTTGDDGDSHHARWRSEKQXRNYSAKLIQALQQVRWLSSSSSATPSPKRGKAVREAVDRALAVSARGEDAWSRAILANRIKLKFXKQKRPRPPAAILAVITTTEISSGRRSWKKRRVTVVKLNMKSIPTVNRKVRVLGRLVPGCRKESVPVILEEATDYICAFEMQVRANAKSLAELLSGQTQLQTSPI; the protein is encoded by the exons ATGGCGTCTCTGATCTCAGATACTGAACCGCCTTCG TCCACGCCCAAGCTCGACTTCCTTCGAAGGAAGAAGAGACTCTCTGTTTCCTCCTCCGCATCCGTAACCACCGGAGACGACGGCGATAGCCACCACGCGCGATGGAGATCGGAGAAGCA GCGAAACTACTCCGCGAAGCTGATCCAGGCGCTGCAGCAGGTCCGC TGGCTCTCCTCCTCTTCCTCCGCGACACCGTCTCCAAAACGCGGCAAAGCCGTCCGCGAAGCC GTGGATCGCGCCCTCGCCGTCTCCGCTCGCGGGGAGGACGCCTGGAGTAGAGCGATCCTGGCCAACCGGATCAAGCTCAAAT CGAAACAGAAACGGCCGAGACCGCCGGCGGCGATCCTGGCCGTGATCACCACGACGGAA ATCAGCAGTGGCAGGAGATCGTGGAAGAAACGGAGAGTGACGGTTGTGAAACTGAATATGAAGAGTATACCGACGGTAAACCGGAAAGTACGTGTTCTCGGCCGGTTAGTTCCGGGTTGCAGGAAAGAATCGGTACCGGTTATTCTGGAAGAAGCAACGGATTACATTTGTGCCTTTGAGATGCAAGTCAGAGCCAATGCGAAGTCTCTAGCCGAGCTTCTCTCCGGTCAAACTCAGCTCCAAACTAGTCCCATTTGA